A window from Bos indicus isolate NIAB-ARS_2022 breed Sahiwal x Tharparkar chromosome 1, NIAB-ARS_B.indTharparkar_mat_pri_1.0, whole genome shotgun sequence encodes these proteins:
- the LOC109563679 gene encoding histone H4-like, with protein sequence MSGRGKGGKGLGKGGAKRHRKVLRDNIQGITKPAIRRLARHGGVKRISGLIYEETRRVLKVFLENVIRDAVTYMEHAKRKTVTAMDVVYALKRQGRTLYGFGG encoded by the coding sequence ATGTCTGGTCGTGGGAAGGGTGGCAAAGGCCTTGGCAAGGGGGGTGCTAAGCGCCATCGCAAAGTCTTGCGGGACAACATTCAGGGTATTACTAAGCCAGCTATCCGGCGTCTGGCTCGTCATGGAGGCGTCAAACGTATCTCTGGTCTTATCTACGAAGAGACTCGTAGGGTGCTGAAAGTGTTTCTGGAAAATGTGATCCGGGACGCGGTCACCTATATGGAGCACGCTAAGCGCAAGACTGTTACCGCCATGGATGTGGTCTACGCGCTCAAACGTCAGGGCCGTACCCTTTACGGTTTTGGTGGTTGA